In the Dolichospermum flos-aquae CCAP 1403/13F genome, CTGTTCCCTTTCTTAACGAGTGAATTTAATTTTGTCCGACTACCTACTTTACTCATCTTATGTGCGAGAATTGTCCAAGAAGGTGTGAGAATATAACATGACAGACAAAAACTGGCAAGATGAAGAACTGTGGATTGTCACCGCAAGTAGTTCTGATAATGGTTCAAAACAAGGGATGAAAGCTGTTAGAGGTAATGGTAATCCTTACAGTAGTCCTGCGGTTACGGATGAAGAAATAAAAAACAGTCGCATTACAGCCGGCACCTTAGCGAAGCAAATGTCGCACTTTGTGGGTGTAATCAGTGGTGTGTTTAGTAATGTTCAGAAGCAAGTCGAAACCCAAGGGGAACTCCAGCTTGATGAAATTACCCTCACGGTAGAAATTAGTAGTGAAGGTGAAATTAAATTACTGGGTACGGGTGTAAAGGCTGCTGGTAAGGGTGCAATTGAGCTAAAATTTAAGCGTTCATCACCCCAATCACCTGTAAATTGACCGCAATATGGCTAAGAATTGCGCTGTTGTCATTGGCGTTAACGAATATGACGAAATTCAGTGCCTCCAGTATGCAAAAACTGATGCAGAACGGGTGCGCGATTATTTTTCAACTGGTTTAGGTGTACAACCAAACTATCTATATTTTTTCTCTGATGATTCACCGCGCAACAGCCTGGGAAAGAAAACTCAACCAACCTACGGTACACTAAACAGCTTTTTCAATGATCGCTTTGAACAGCCTTTTTTAGAATCTGGGGATACTCTCTGGTTCTATTTTAGCGGTCATGGGATGCCCCACGAAGGACGAGATTATTTATTACCCATAGATGGAAATCCTCGCACTGTACCCAATTTAGCAATTCCCATTACCTACATCACAGAACGTTTGCGGCGCAGTGGTGCGGATAATGTAGTGTTGTTTATTGATGCTTGTCGCAGCACTGGTCAAAAAAGCGCTGGTTTGGGAATTGGTGAAGAAAAACAGCAAGGTGTAATTACCTTTTATTCCTGTAGTCCCAGTCAGGTTTCCTACGAAATTGAGGACATTCAACAGGGTGCTTTTACTCATGTATTACTCAATGGGTTGCAAATTCAAGGTGAAAGCAACTGCGCGACGGTTGAACGGTTGTATAACTATTTGCGCTATCAAGTTCCCCAATTGACCCAAAAGCATAAAAATTATCCTCAGACTCCCTATGCTGCCATAGAACCTGCTACAAAATTGCATTATATTTTATTGCCTAAATCTGCCACTGACAGGGATATTAGCACCCTCAGAGAAGATGCTATGCAAGCAGAAATTGAAGGAAATTTTGATTTAGCTTTTCAGTTATGGGTGCGTGTGAACGTGGCCGCAGGTGGACAGGATATGAAAGCCATTGCAGCCTTTGGGAGATTGTCAAATAAGCAGAACCTAACCCCCCAACCCCCTTCCCTACCAGGGAAGGGGGAGAAATCAAAGCCTCTCTCCTCCCAGGAGAGAGGTTTGGAGAGAGGTTCTTCAGAAGCACAGGGACAGAAAATAGCAGTAGTAAAAGGCTCTGAGTTGACTGTAAATTTAGGTCAAGGCTTAACCCTGGAACTGGTGCGAGTGCCTACAGGGAAGTTTATGATGGGAATGCCCCCAGAAGAACGCCAAATAGCCCTAGAAAATGCCCTGAAATATAACGTAGAGCGTGAAAAGGCTGAAGAATGGTTAGACTGGTCTACCCCCCAGCATGAGGTGTATTTGCAAGAGTTTTTAATGGGCAAATATGCTGTTACCAATGCCCAATGGTACGCTGTCATGAAAACTAAGCCATCTGAGCAATATGATTCCGAGTTTCAAGGCGATAAGCAGCCTGTAATTGGCGTTTCCTGGCACGAAGCCCAGGCTTTTTGTGAAAAGATATCTGAACAAACAAAGCGGGCTGTCAGATTGCCCACAGAGGCAGAATGGGAATATTCCTGTCGGGCTGGAACAACTACAGCCTTTGCTTTTGGTAAGACTATTACAACTGATCAAGTTAACTATAACGGCAATTATCCTTATGGTGATACCCCCAAGGGCAAATATCGAGAATGTACCGTAAATGTGGATAGTTTCACCCCTAACCCCTGGGGTTTATATCAAATGCACGGGAATGTCTGGGAATGGTGCTGGGATGAATTTCACGACAGTTATAGCGAAAAGCCAGCGCGTTTAAAAAGTAATGGCAATGAACCTTGGGGAGAATTAAAGGTAGTTAAAGAAGATAACCGTGCTTATATATGTCGGGGCGGTTCTTGGTACGGCAATGCTATCCATTGCCGTTCGGCGGTTCGTGACGGGGACCACGCGCGTCTTCAAGACACTCTTCTCGGTTTTCGTGTTGTGTTCGGGTCTTCCTCGCCAGGACTTTCTTAGCCCTTTACCCTCTTGCGCTTTTGCGCTCTTCTCTTTATTTCTTTACCCTTGCGAGCGCCAGCGAGCGAATTTTTTTTATTATATACATCTTCAAAAATGTAGAGACGTTCCATGGAACGTCTCTACAAAGGGTTTAATATCATCAAAAATCATTTGTTAAAGACTTGTAAACAATATCGCCGATTAATATTCGGATGTTGTAAATTGAGGGTGGCTATCCTTGCTTATACTTCTTAGTATGTATGGCACATAGCTTGGGGTTGAGTTATTAAACGGGGCGGTTCTTGGTACAACAATGCTATCAATTGCCGTTCGGCGAATCGTAACAGGAACAACGCGCGTAATCAAGACAATAATCTCGGTTTTCGTGTTGTGTTCGGGTCTTCCTCGCCAGCACTCTCTACAGTCAGAGTTGATAGGAGGGATTCTATCAAGCGTACACCAGAGAGTCCAAACTCAAACCCAGTGATGTGGGTGACTATATCCAAATATAAAACCGAGCCAGTTAGCTTGGTAGGGAAACCGAAGACTTGACTGGCTCAATTCAAAAACATTTTCCTAGTACCATAGTACCGTAGGTTGGGTTAAGCAAAGCGCAACCCAAAATTTATTGATTAACACAAATAAATAAGCATCCTTATGGAAGTGCAAGTGTGAGTCAAAAAACTAGGGACACAACATTGTTATGTCCCTAAAAAAATCAAGTTTAAAAATTTTCGTTCATCTGGCTTATTTAAAGAAATCTTTGCCGTCGATTAATGAAGGTGTGTCATTCGTAATCTTTTTGAACTCAACTGTCCGGCTATTATCACCTACTGTCACTTTTTGATAGCGCAGACCATCTAGTTTTCCAGCTTTTCTGAGTAATTCCCAGTCATTCGCGTTGATGCGGATTGTGGCAGATGGACCACAGCAGTTGTATTGGACATCTTTTTTTACTACGCCTCCAGAATAATTAAGTGTAAGGCACTTTTGTTCATAAATACCAAGAGCTGTAGTAGCCGCACCCTGTAACACTGTTTGGATACAGTCTTGAGCTAATGCTTGTTCTTGTACTAGCGAGAAGAATAAAGACGGCATCATTAAGAAGGCAACGATCATCTTTTTCATTAGGGGAAATCCTCATGAGGGTTGCAAATTTCATCTTCCTATAGATATAGATTAAGAAAGTTTATTTATGCTTAAAGTTTAATGATTTGTAATATTAAATAATTAATATATAATATCATGTTGAATATTCTCTCTTGAGAAGGATTATTAACATATTAATAATCTGTAGGATGGATTATATATTTTACCCTGAGTGAAGTTGGGCTTGGTTTACCCTCCAAGCCTTTTTACTTATTTGCTCGTCCTTTAACCTATTATTTATTGGCTGTCATACCTGGACCTTGTGCTTCTTGTATCATCTCAGGAGAAAGTTCTCGCACTATCCGCAAGGGAAATAGACGAGTTGAGGAAATTTGAGCGTAGTCAGAAGTTAGAAAAGGAGCATATTGACTAGCTTCAGGGGTTAACTGTGCTGCCATTGCGAGGGTAATGCCTTTGAGGAATTTCCGCACATCTTGAGCCTGTTTTCCAGTTACTTCTTTATTCAATATAGGTTTACCTGGTTTTCCTTGTTGATATGGAGTGATTTTAGGATCTATCACACTCAAATGAGAACCACCAACCACACCCACTAACCATTTTGGAGAGGGAATTTTGGCAAAACCCATGATTTGTTCAGTTAATGGTGGGGTGATTTTATCTGCGGAACTGGAGAGGATTAATGTGGGAATTTGTACTTTTGTTAACCCAGTTTCTCCAAACATTAAAGAAGTGGTAGGATTAAGAGCGATCGCTTGTTTAATTCTATTGTCTCTCAATTGATAGGTTTTTTCTGGTAATGCTTGCGCCACACACTGAAGACCTTCACTTAAATTAGTCTTACCTAATTTCCGCTGACAGCTTTGTTTCAGGTTTTCGATTTGTAATTCACCCCCAGCTAATGCTAAAGCCGTTCCCCCACCAAAGGAATAACCCACAACCATAACGTTATTAGTTGCTAGTTTTCCTTGTAAGGGACTATTCGCAGTTTGGTTAAGTTTTTCCAATTCATCTAAAATAAAACTGATATCACGCGGACGGTCTAAAAATTCTTGGGGTGCAACCAGTTGGTTTTTATTTTTTTTGACTGCTTTAGAAGCAGTTTCATTACTACCAGGATGTTCTAAAGCCGCAACCACATAACCATGAGAAGCTAAATGTTCAGCTAAATAACGCAAGTCAGTTCGCACTGAACCAAAACCGTGAGAAAAGACAATTACAGGTTTATTTGCAGTTGCAGCAGTAGAAAAATAAACATCTAGGGGAATTTGTCGTTGACGCTTTTGGTCGTTAAAACTTAACTTGAGTGTCTGTACCTGCGCGCTTCCTCCTTGAGTCGGGTCTAAAGAAGCAACTTTGATATCTTTGATATCTTTGGGGTTAACCTGGGGAGAAAGACCAAACATAAACCGCTGAGTGCGGATAAATGCACCATTCAAACTCCTCGCTACAGTTATAGCTTGAGGTAAATTAATTTCTAGACGTTGACTGGGATATGCGGCTATAAAACTCAGTATAGATAAACCCTGTGGAGAATTAGCGCCTAAAACTAATCCGCCTTTCATCGCTTGTAATCCAGCTTGATCCCCACGGCTAATAGCTGTAGAGACATCACTGAGGATTGTAGTCCCAATTTGGGTATTGATTAATCTATCTAAAGTAATAACATTTATGGGAATTCGGATTTTTAGTCCCTCCACCAAAAAGCGCCGTTGTTCTTCAGTCATTCTCTTGGTATAAGTTCCCAAACTAGCTGGTAATTTGCCAGTTTCTGTAGACTTTTTTAACTCTTCTAAGGATACAGATTCCTCCAAAAGTCCATAGCGAATTACAACGGTATCTGCGGCCTGTGCAGAGGTGTTAACTACAAAAAACGGTGTCAGAGCAACAGCACAAAATACACCTGCAAATACCTTAAAATCCTTCCAGCTTTTTTGTGTGAACATCTTTAATTGTAACTCAACTTAGGAAATTCTACCTGATTTTCAGTCAAGAGTAGAATTATAGAATTAAAGCTTTTGTCCTGTATAAATAGATCGCACCTCACCATTACGACGAATAATAGCTTCACCGTTACTGACTTCTACTAATATCCAACCTGTATGACCAATATTTTCACCTAAACTAATCCGGTGACTGATACCATCCACTTTAAACAAAGCCACGGATTTATTCCCTAACTCCAATAATCCATCTAATTGTGCGGAATAGCTAGGCACAGAAACCTGTTCTACTATGTTAGTAGGTTCTTTTGCTGGTAGAGCATTGACTGCGACTGGGTTGGGCTTAACCTGCGTTGTTTCTGCTATGGGTTGAGTCGCTGGTTGTTTATCATTAATAGGAAAATTCTGAACTGCTAAAGAAGAAGATGAAGGTAATTTGGGTGGTATTGGTACTGGGGGAACAGTTGGTATTTGATATTCGGGTGCTGGTGACTGATAAACTGGAATATATATACGCTCAATCACATTAGGGGAACTTGGCTGATTAGTAGCAGGTAGTGCATTATTCGCTGCTACAGGTAAAGGCAAAGTTGCAGTAGGTTGGGTATTTAATAAAGGTGCGGCAGTTGTTTGATTAATATTACCAGCAGGAACTCCTGGTTTAATAGTTATTTTATCATTAGTTGTTCCCTGCTGTTCTATTAAAGTCAAGGCTGCCAACATATAATTTACTAAATCTAATTGAGGATCTGTTGTCACAGAAACAGGTGATGATATTTGAGGATTTGGCCAACTTTGGGAAGTTAATTGAGTATTTATTGTAGTTAATAAACCAGACTCAGTTAAGTAAACCATCCCTAGCGTCCCTAAAGTTAAGCTTAATCCCATGAATATTACTTTACTTAAACTACTAATTTGTGGTTCACTTTTGGTAGTAATTCCCCCGATAGATGGAGGATTAACTACCAGTGTTGTAGTTTGGATATTTTTAATAGGTGAAGCGGACTGTAATGGGATATTAACTGTTGATGGCAAAACCACATCAGGCATTTTAAATGACATGGGTTGGACAGGTATAGATTCTCTTCTGTCTATATGATGATTCCGCTTACTTGGACTATCTAAAATATTTTCAATATCATTAAAAAGTTCATCCATTAAACTTTCAGCATAGGTTTCTATCATCCAAGGCTCGCTGGTGACAGAATCTATGGCTAACGCCATGCTGGTGCTATCGGATGCTTCTGAAACAAGTAAATCAGTGCTAGATTTGGGTAACATAGGCTTTTTCGGTTGTAGCTAAAAATAATAAAAAACAACGCCGCTACTGCTGTGGAAATCAACTACCTTTTTTACCTGAATTTTCATCTGTTCTGGAAAATTTTGGTGATATTTAGTTAGAAAAGTTTATGGCCAGAGTTGGGAAAAAGGAGTCAGTAAATAACCAACAACGAAAAGTAAAATCGCCCAAACCCTCTTCACTCTTGCCTCTTGCCTCTGGTTACTGAGCGAAGTCGAAGTTGGTTACTGAGCGAAGTCGAAGTATTGCCTCTTGCCTCTTGCAATAACGACGATTTTCAATGCTAACCTACTTATCTATTACTTATTGGGAAATCGCTGGAGCAACCTTGTTTTTAGCTATTTCTAAATATATCAGCAGGGCGTTGATATCGGCTGGGTTAACTCCCCCAATTCTCGCAGCTTGTCCAATGGTGAGGGGTTTAACTTTGTTCAGCTTTTCTCTAGATTCTTTAGAGAGAGTTTCAATGGTTGAGTAGTTTAAATCACCAGGTAGCTGGCGATTTGCTTGACGGGCAACTTGGTCAATTTGGTGTTGCTGTCTTGCTAAATAACCCGCGTACTTAATATCAATTTCTGCTCCTTCTTTTTCCGCTTGTTTGAGGTTGGGGTTATGGAGTCCGTGACGTTCTAAATCAATGTAATGGATACCTGAACGACGCAGTAAATCAGCAAGAGTAATAGAGCCTTTAATTGCTTGTTGGGTGTCTTGAGCGATCGCTTGCCCCACTGGCTCATTCTCCTTTATTCTAGTACAATGTAGGCGTTCTTTCTCCGCAGTAATTTGTGCTTGTTTTTGAGTATACAAGTCCCAGCGCCGGTCATCAATTAAACCTATTTCCCGTCCCAGAGGTGTCATACGCAGATCAGCATTGTCGGAACGCAGTAATAACCGATACTCTGAGCGACTGGTAAGCATTCGATAAGGTTCTCGTAAATCCTTCGTACACAGGTCGTCAATTAATGTACCAATATAACTTTGTTCACGGGGGAAAATAATCATTTCTTCACCCCGCACAAACCGCGCTGCATTGATTCCCGCTACTATCCCTTGAGCGGCAGCTTCTTCATAACCTGTAGTCCCGTTTACCTGTCCTGCACAAAATAATCCGGGGATTTTCTTAGTCATTAATGTGGTAAAACACTGAGTTGCGGGTAAATAGTCATACTCTACTGCATAAGCCGGACGTAACATTACACAGTTTTCTAAACCCGTCAAACTCCGCAACATTAAAACTTGCAAAGTTTCAGGTAACCCAGTGGAAAACCCTTGGATATACAATTCAGGAATATCCCTTCCTTCCGGTTCAATAAAGATTTGGTGACTTTCCTTATCGGCAAAGCGGACAATTTTATCTTCAATACTCGGACAATAGCGGGGTCCTTTTGCTTCCACCCACCCACCATATACCGGGGACAGATGTAAATTTTCCCGAATTAAACGATGAGTTTCCGTAGTGGTGCGGGTCATGTGACAAGGCATTTGTTCCCGTTCTACCCACACTTGGGGGTCAAAACTAAACCACCGCACAGCTTCGTCACCCGGTTGAATTTCCATTTGACTATAATCAACGGAACGCTTATCAACCCGTGCCGGTGTGCCAGTTTTCAGTCTACCGGTTTCAAATCCTAAGCGGTTGAGAGTTTGTGTTAACCCTTCCGCTGCAAACTCTCCTGCGCGTCCTGCGGCCATGGATTTATTCCCCACCCAAATTTTGCCACCTAAAAATGTGCCGGTGGTGAGAATTACCGCTTTGCAGTGAAAAGATACGCCAAAATAAGTTTCTAAACCAATAACTTCATTATGATCATCTAAGATTAAATCTGTTACCATGGCTTCACGAATTGTCAAATTCTCTTGATTTTCGACAATTCCCTTCATTATCGCCGCATATTCCCGCTTATCAGTTTGCGCCCGTAATGCCCATACCGCAGGACCTCGTGAAGAGTTGAGGATGCGTTTTTGCAGGTATGTCCGGTCTGCTATTTTGCCAATTTCCCCCCCTAAAGCATCTATTTCATGGGTTAATTGGGACTTGGCAGGTCCACCCACAGCGGGGTTACAAGGTTGCCAAGCGATTTTATCTAAGTTTAGGGTCAATAGCAGAGTTCGACAACCGAGGCGGGCAGTAGCAAGTGCTGCTTCGCAACCGGCGTGACCTGCACCGACGACAATCACATCATAAGCGTCTTGGAATTCAGCGGAATTGTGCATGGTCTTAGTTACAAAATTAAGTTAGTTAGGATTTATTATATGAATAGTTTATTATACATTATTTTTAATTTGTCGGTGATTAGCGGTATGAATTATGTTTCGCGCAAAGTCGCAAAGGAGCAAAGCCGCAAAGTTGGAGATTTTAAATTTTTAAATTTCATATTCCAATTAAGTAACACAAAATTTTCACACTAATAAATTTTCTATCCCTGTTGTTGTTCCTGCTGTGGAAACTTGGATAACTCTGCTATATTGCAACCGCCATTGTAAAGCGTTAGAAATTGTTAGATAGCCTATTTCTGGAGGTGATTGTAAAATTCGTGCTGCTAGTGCTTCGCGTCCAATTTCATCTAAAGGAAAATTACGTTCTTCTAAAAAAGCTATCACATCATCTTTATTGCCATTGCGGCGGATAATTTCTTTAATTCCATAGGTAGTTTGATAGTCTCCAGTTCTTTCTTTAGTTACAAAAACGACATTCTGACATTTTGAATTGGCAGTTAGAGAACTATGATCATCAATTTTTTCGTATGCAAATATTAATAAGTTATATCCTAAACCATAGACTTTTTGACTTGCATTTCTAAATGGACAGGAAGACTGAGGCTGTTTAATAGATGCAGGGGAAACGCATCTAATTTTTTTTGACAAAATGTAACTTCTATGAATAGATAAAAAGGGCAGTATTACCATGTTAATATCAAGCCAATAAATGAGTATGAAGAAAATTTGATGGTAAATTCGTTTCTATAAGAATCAATAAAATGAGTTGAAGTGGTATTCTCAATAAAACTAAAGAGACAAAATTCACAAAATGAAGCTACCACCAAAAATCACAATAGTAGATCACTTTAAAGATTTAGAAGATAAAAGAGTTGAGAGAACAAAAAGGCATAAATTAATAGATATAGTAACCATTGCGATTTGTGCAGTGATCTGTGGAGTAGATAGTTGGGTATTGATGGAGGCTTATGGAAAAAAGAAAGAAAAATGGCTAAAACAATTTTTAGAACTTCCAAACGGGATTCCATCTCATGATACATTCGCCAGAGTATTTGCGAGAATAGATCCGCAACAATTTCAGAATTGTTTTTTGAGTTGGATAAAATCTATCAATAAAATTACAGAAGGAGAAGTCATAGCAATAGATGGGAAAACATTAAGGCATTCATATGATAAAGGAAAGGATAAAGGTGCGATTCACATGGTAAGTGCATGGGCAACTAGTAATAAATTAGTATTAGGACAATGTAAAGTAGAAGAAAAGTCAAATGAAATAACAGCCATACCGGAATTAATTAAAGTATTAGATATAGCCGGATGTTTAGTAACGATTGATGCGATGGGGTGTCAAAAAGAGATAGTAAAATCAATTGCAGAAAAATCAGGCGAATATATTATCGCACTCAAAAAGAATCAAGGTAATTTATATAAGAATGTAGAAGAAATCTTCAAAGAAGCTATATCTAAAGGGTTTGAGGGATTCAAATATAGTGAATTTCATACAAAAGAAGACAAACATGGAAGAGAAGAGATTCGTCATTATCTCATGTTATCAGACATAGAAGAAAGAATAGATACTGATAAGAAATGGGTAAATCTTCAAAGTGTAGGAATGGTAGAATATATACGAAAAGTTAATGGAAAAACGAAGGTTGAGACAGGCTATTATATAAGTAGTTTGACAAATAATGCGAAATTACTAGGAGAATCAGTCCGCACTCATTGGGGTATAGAGAATTCATTACACTGGGTTTTAGATGTAGCTTTTAGAGAAGATGATTGTCGGATAAGAAAGGATAATGCACCACAAAACTTTGCAGTTATTCGTCATATAGCAGTTAATCTTTTAGGAAAAGAAAAAAGCCAAAAACTAGGAACTAAAAGTAAGCAGTTTTGTGCAGGATGGGATGATGAATATTTAGAGAAGATTTTAGAATGTATCTGATAAAAATCAGAAAATATAGACAAATATAAATATAACCAATTTAT is a window encoding:
- a CDS encoding SUMF1/EgtB/PvdO family nonheme iron enzyme translates to MAKNCAVVIGVNEYDEIQCLQYAKTDAERVRDYFSTGLGVQPNYLYFFSDDSPRNSLGKKTQPTYGTLNSFFNDRFEQPFLESGDTLWFYFSGHGMPHEGRDYLLPIDGNPRTVPNLAIPITYITERLRRSGADNVVLFIDACRSTGQKSAGLGIGEEKQQGVITFYSCSPSQVSYEIEDIQQGAFTHVLLNGLQIQGESNCATVERLYNYLRYQVPQLTQKHKNYPQTPYAAIEPATKLHYILLPKSATDRDISTLREDAMQAEIEGNFDLAFQLWVRVNVAAGGQDMKAIAAFGRLSNKQNLTPQPPSLPGKGEKSKPLSSQERGLERGSSEAQGQKIAVVKGSELTVNLGQGLTLELVRVPTGKFMMGMPPEERQIALENALKYNVEREKAEEWLDWSTPQHEVYLQEFLMGKYAVTNAQWYAVMKTKPSEQYDSEFQGDKQPVIGVSWHEAQAFCEKISEQTKRAVRLPTEAEWEYSCRAGTTTAFAFGKTITTDQVNYNGNYPYGDTPKGKYRECTVNVDSFTPNPWGLYQMHGNVWEWCWDEFHDSYSEKPARLKSNGNEPWGELKVVKEDNRAYICRGGSWYGNAIHCRSAVRDGDHARLQDTLLGFRVVFGSSSPGLS
- a CDS encoding ISAs1-like element ISAsp2 family transposase — encoded protein: MKLPPKITIVDHFKDLEDKRVERTKRHKLIDIVTIAICAVICGVDSWVLMEAYGKKKEKWLKQFLELPNGIPSHDTFARVFARIDPQQFQNCFLSWIKSINKITEGEVIAIDGKTLRHSYDKGKDKGAIHMVSAWATSNKLVLGQCKVEEKSNEITAIPELIKVLDIAGCLVTIDAMGCQKEIVKSIAEKSGEYIIALKKNQGNLYKNVEEIFKEAISKGFEGFKYSEFHTKEDKHGREEIRHYLMLSDIEERIDTDKKWVNLQSVGMVEYIRKVNGKTKVETGYYISSLTNNAKLLGESVRTHWGIENSLHWVLDVAFREDDCRIRKDNAPQNFAVIRHIAVNLLGKEKSQKLGTKSKQFCAGWDDEYLEKILECI
- the mnmG gene encoding tRNA uridine-5-carboxymethylaminomethyl(34) synthesis enzyme MnmG, translated to MHNSAEFQDAYDVIVVGAGHAGCEAALATARLGCRTLLLTLNLDKIAWQPCNPAVGGPAKSQLTHEIDALGGEIGKIADRTYLQKRILNSSRGPAVWALRAQTDKREYAAIMKGIVENQENLTIREAMVTDLILDDHNEVIGLETYFGVSFHCKAVILTTGTFLGGKIWVGNKSMAAGRAGEFAAEGLTQTLNRLGFETGRLKTGTPARVDKRSVDYSQMEIQPGDEAVRWFSFDPQVWVEREQMPCHMTRTTTETHRLIRENLHLSPVYGGWVEAKGPRYCPSIEDKIVRFADKESHQIFIEPEGRDIPELYIQGFSTGLPETLQVLMLRSLTGLENCVMLRPAYAVEYDYLPATQCFTTLMTKKIPGLFCAGQVNGTTGYEEAAAQGIVAGINAARFVRGEEMIIFPREQSYIGTLIDDLCTKDLREPYRMLTSRSEYRLLLRSDNADLRMTPLGREIGLIDDRRWDLYTQKQAQITAEKERLHCTRIKENEPVGQAIAQDTQQAIKGSITLADLLRRSGIHYIDLERHGLHNPNLKQAEKEGAEIDIKYAGYLARQQHQIDQVARQANRQLPGDLNYSTIETLSKESREKLNKVKPLTIGQAARIGGVNPADINALLIYLEIAKNKVAPAISQ
- a CDS encoding Pepco domain-containing protein, which translates into the protein MTDKNWQDEELWIVTASSSDNGSKQGMKAVRGNGNPYSSPAVTDEEIKNSRITAGTLAKQMSHFVGVISGVFSNVQKQVETQGELQLDEITLTVEISSEGEIKLLGTGVKAAGKGAIELKFKRSSPQSPVN
- a CDS encoding alpha/beta hydrolase; amino-acid sequence: MFTQKSWKDFKVFAGVFCAVALTPFFVVNTSAQAADTVVIRYGLLEESVSLEELKKSTETGKLPASLGTYTKRMTEEQRRFLVEGLKIRIPINVITLDRLINTQIGTTILSDVSTAISRGDQAGLQAMKGGLVLGANSPQGLSILSFIAAYPSQRLEINLPQAITVARSLNGAFIRTQRFMFGLSPQVNPKDIKDIKVASLDPTQGGSAQVQTLKLSFNDQKRQRQIPLDVYFSTAATANKPVIVFSHGFGSVRTDLRYLAEHLASHGYVVAALEHPGSNETASKAVKKNKNQLVAPQEFLDRPRDISFILDELEKLNQTANSPLQGKLATNNVMVVGYSFGGGTALALAGGELQIENLKQSCQRKLGKTNLSEGLQCVAQALPEKTYQLRDNRIKQAIALNPTTSLMFGETGLTKVQIPTLILSSSADKITPPLTEQIMGFAKIPSPKWLVGVVGGSHLSVIDPKITPYQQGKPGKPILNKEVTGKQAQDVRKFLKGITLAMAAQLTPEASQYAPFLTSDYAQISSTRLFPLRIVRELSPEMIQEAQGPGMTANK